From Kangiella sp. TOML190, one genomic window encodes:
- the prlC gene encoding oligopeptidase A, whose protein sequence is MMNPLLDLKTLPPFTKIKPNNMVEAVKTIIEESRQQINQLVESQTKNTINWQSFVAPLEAINDRLDRAWSPISHMNAVVNSDEIREAYNACLPLLSEYGTEMGQHQGLYQAIQNLSDKADELQLDEIQQKILNDDLRDFKLSGVSLSDEKKKTYGKIQLRMSELTAKFEQNLLDSTMGWYKDLQDESALEGLPQSAIKAAKQTAQANGVDGYRLTLEYPSYLPVMMHANDRALRQEVYTAFCTRASDQGPHDSKFDNSKLMPEILSLRHQLAELLDFDNYAQLSLATKMANSTDQVIDFLQDLANKSQSQAQAEILELENFAKEHYQQEALQAWDLAYYSEKLKKHKYNISQEELRPWFPENQVIKGMFEITGQLFGISFEQRDDVDIWHPDVRFYDIYNSHNQPIASFYLDLYARKNKRGGAWMADCIGRRKDGETTQKPVAFLTCNFNAPVGEQPALFTHDEVTTLFHEFGHGLHHMLTKIDYAAVAGISGVAWDAVELPSQFLENFCWVELGLDKIARHFETGEPLPKEKLERLLAAKNFQSAMQMLRQIEFALFDFKIHREFDPSEPDLIQTILDQVRDKFAVVKTPEFNRFQHGFSHIFAGGYAAGYYSYKWAEVLSADAFSRFEEEGIFNSKVGQDFLEHILEKGGSQEAADLFVAFRGREPSTEPLLRHSGIGQ, encoded by the coding sequence ATTGGCAATCCTTTGTCGCACCGCTGGAAGCGATTAACGATCGGCTTGATCGCGCTTGGTCACCGATTAGCCATATGAATGCAGTGGTCAATAGTGATGAGATTCGTGAGGCCTATAACGCTTGTTTGCCACTATTATCAGAGTACGGAACTGAGATGGGGCAGCATCAAGGTTTGTACCAAGCAATACAAAACTTAAGTGACAAAGCTGATGAGTTGCAGCTGGATGAGATTCAGCAAAAAATCTTAAACGATGACTTAAGAGATTTTAAGTTATCTGGGGTTTCATTGTCCGATGAAAAGAAAAAAACTTATGGCAAAATCCAATTAAGAATGTCGGAACTAACCGCTAAGTTTGAACAGAATTTACTCGATTCGACCATGGGTTGGTATAAAGATCTGCAAGATGAATCAGCCTTAGAGGGATTGCCACAATCGGCAATAAAAGCGGCCAAACAAACTGCGCAAGCCAATGGCGTTGATGGTTATCGTTTAACCTTGGAGTACCCGTCCTATTTACCAGTGATGATGCATGCCAATGATCGAGCTTTGCGCCAAGAAGTTTATACCGCTTTTTGCACTCGCGCGTCAGATCAAGGGCCGCACGATAGTAAGTTTGATAATTCGAAACTGATGCCAGAAATACTGAGTTTGCGCCATCAACTAGCCGAGCTTTTGGATTTCGATAATTATGCGCAGCTATCATTGGCCACTAAAATGGCCAACTCTACCGATCAAGTTATCGATTTTTTGCAAGATTTGGCCAATAAGTCGCAGTCACAAGCGCAAGCGGAAATCTTGGAGTTAGAAAATTTTGCTAAAGAGCATTATCAGCAAGAGGCGCTGCAAGCATGGGATCTAGCCTACTACAGCGAAAAACTTAAAAAGCATAAATACAATATTTCGCAAGAAGAGTTGCGCCCTTGGTTTCCTGAAAATCAAGTGATTAAAGGCATGTTTGAGATTACCGGGCAGTTATTTGGGATCAGTTTTGAGCAAAGGGATGATGTGGATATTTGGCATCCCGATGTGCGCTTTTATGATATTTATAATAGTCATAATCAACCCATTGCCAGTTTTTACTTGGATCTGTACGCGCGCAAAAATAAACGCGGTGGCGCTTGGATGGCCGACTGCATTGGGCGACGAAAAGATGGTGAGACGACGCAAAAGCCAGTGGCGTTCTTGACCTGCAACTTCAATGCGCCAGTAGGTGAGCAGCCAGCGTTGTTTACCCACGATGAAGTTACCACTCTATTTCATGAGTTTGGGCATGGCTTACACCATATGTTGACCAAGATTGACTATGCTGCGGTCGCAGGTATTAGCGGTGTTGCTTGGGATGCGGTTGAATTGCCAAGCCAGTTTTTAGAGAACTTTTGCTGGGTTGAGTTGGGGCTTGACAAAATTGCTCGTCATTTTGAAACAGGCGAGCCGCTGCCAAAAGAAAAGCTGGAGCGGTTGTTAGCCGCTAAGAATTTTCAGTCTGCGATGCAAATGCTGCGGCAAATTGAGTTTGCGTTATTTGACTTTAAAATTCATAGAGAATTTGATCCGAGCGAACCTGATCTAATACAAACGATCTTAGATCAGGTTCGAGATAAATTTGCGGTAGTAAAAACGCCGGAGTTTAACCGTTTTCAACATGGTTTTAGCCATATTTTCGCGGGCGGTTATGCCGCAGGTTATTACTCTTATAAATGGGCGGAAGTCTTGTCGGCGGATGCTTTTTCGCGCTTTGAAGAAGAAGGCATTTTCAACTCAAAAGTGGGTCAAGATTTCTTAGAACATATTTTAGAAAAAGGTGGCTCGCAAGAAGCCGCAGATCTGTTTGTTGCTTTTCGCGGGCGTGAACCTTCCACCGAGCCGCTATTACGTCATTCAGGTATAGGACAATAG
- a CDS encoding FGGY-family carbohydrate kinase, whose product MTEETILAIDNGTQSLRAIIFDLAGNLIAKSQVPLLEAYFSDQADWSEQHPHFFWDSLCRACNNLWQDPKVDRKAIKAVAVTTMRNTVINLDEQGEPLRPAIIWTDKRKLKDIKPIQGLWKYAFKLARVEDTIHNFQASCQAAWIAHHQPQIWQKTHKYLLLSGYLNFKLTGEFKDSLASQVGYIPFDYKRHQWAQDGDWKWQVAPMDKDLLPDLVKPGEPIGQVHAAASVATGIPKNIPVIAAGADKSSEVLGSGCIQDHQACLSYGTTATINVTSSKYIEPIKFVPPYPSNVADAYTIEYQIYRGYWMVSWFKEQFGQMERDLSQKMGIAAEQLFDEAITLIPPGSEGLMLQPYWSPGVKIPDPEARGAIIGFSDLHTRAHVYRAILEGIAYGLRDGMESIEKRTKQPMQELIVSGGGSQSPVAMQLTADIFNMPAIRPHTYETSALGAAINAAVGIGAFKNYAEAVKAMCRHGETFEPLTANVALYEELYQQGYKKMYRQLKPIYQRFRQLLG is encoded by the coding sequence TTGACTGAAGAAACGATTCTTGCCATTGATAATGGCACTCAATCGCTGCGTGCTATTATTTTTGATTTAGCGGGAAATTTAATTGCTAAGTCGCAAGTGCCTTTATTGGAGGCGTATTTTTCAGATCAAGCCGATTGGAGTGAACAGCATCCTCATTTTTTTTGGGACTCTTTGTGCAGGGCTTGTAACAATTTGTGGCAGGATCCAAAGGTTGATCGCAAGGCTATTAAGGCAGTTGCGGTTACTACTATGCGCAATACGGTGATTAACCTTGATGAGCAAGGTGAACCTTTACGACCAGCCATTATTTGGACCGATAAACGTAAGCTTAAAGACATTAAACCGATCCAAGGGCTTTGGAAATATGCGTTTAAATTGGCGCGGGTTGAAGATACCATTCATAATTTTCAAGCCAGTTGTCAGGCTGCTTGGATTGCACATCATCAGCCACAGATTTGGCAAAAAACCCATAAGTATCTGCTGCTTTCGGGCTACCTTAATTTTAAGCTGACAGGAGAGTTTAAGGACTCTCTTGCCTCGCAAGTGGGCTATATTCCTTTTGACTATAAGCGCCATCAGTGGGCGCAAGATGGCGATTGGAAATGGCAAGTCGCGCCGATGGATAAAGATCTATTACCGGATCTGGTAAAGCCAGGCGAGCCTATTGGTCAAGTTCATGCGGCAGCTTCGGTAGCAACGGGTATCCCGAAAAACATTCCGGTTATCGCCGCAGGTGCGGATAAATCATCGGAAGTATTGGGCTCCGGTTGTATTCAAGATCATCAGGCCTGCTTGAGCTATGGTACAACAGCAACTATTAACGTCACCAGTTCTAAGTACATTGAACCAATCAAGTTTGTGCCGCCCTATCCCTCCAATGTGGCTGATGCCTACACCATCGAGTATCAAATTTACCGCGGCTATTGGATGGTCAGTTGGTTTAAAGAGCAATTTGGTCAGATGGAACGAGATTTATCGCAAAAAATGGGGATTGCAGCGGAACAGTTGTTTGATGAAGCGATAACCCTAATTCCACCAGGCTCAGAGGGTTTAATGCTACAGCCCTACTGGTCACCTGGCGTGAAGATCCCGGACCCAGAAGCGCGTGGCGCTATTATTGGTTTTAGCGATTTGCATACTCGGGCTCACGTTTATCGCGCTATTTTAGAGGGGATTGCTTATGGCTTGCGCGATGGTATGGAGTCGATAGAAAAGCGTACCAAGCAGCCGATGCAGGAGCTGATAGTTTCTGGTGGCGGTTCGCAAAGTCCAGTGGCGATGCAGCTGACCGCTGATATTTTTAATATGCCCGCGATCCGTCCGCATACTTATGAAACTTCGGCTTTGGGGGCGGCGATAAACGCTGCAGTTGGTATTGGCGCGTTTAAGAATTATGCCGAGGCAGTGAAGGCCATGTGTCGGCATGGCGAAACCTTTGAGCCGCTGACTGCCAATGTTGCCTTGTATGAAGAACTTTATCAGCAAGGCTATAAGAAAATGTACCGGCAATTAAAACCCATTTATCAGCGTTTTAGACAACTATTGGGCTAA
- a CDS encoding TetR/AcrR family transcriptional regulator, protein MSAVAIRNPDATRQRILDVAFEEILVKGYQGLRVDQVLKMTGLTKGAFYHHFSSKQTLGHAVIDEVLKPWIIDRWIKPLHQFKNPVDDLINFLTEARQELSANNLHTGCPLNNLTQEMSPLDESFRLKITEIWQLWHQALSEAFAKGIAQGYIRQDVEPDNVARFLIATMEGIIGQCKCYMNDEVFDQAGECLKDYIKSLSA, encoded by the coding sequence ATGTCTGCTGTAGCTATCCGTAATCCTGACGCTACTCGTCAGCGTATTCTTGATGTAGCCTTTGAGGAAATTCTAGTCAAAGGCTATCAAGGCTTGCGAGTGGATCAAGTGCTAAAAATGACTGGGCTCACTAAGGGTGCTTTTTATCACCATTTTAGTAGCAAGCAAACACTCGGCCACGCAGTGATTGACGAGGTACTAAAACCTTGGATTATTGATAGGTGGATCAAGCCTTTGCACCAGTTTAAAAATCCGGTGGATGACTTGATCAATTTTTTAACCGAAGCGCGGCAAGAGCTCAGCGCCAATAATTTGCATACTGGCTGTCCTTTAAACAACTTAACGCAAGAAATGTCACCACTGGATGAATCCTTCCGCCTAAAAATTACTGAAATTTGGCAGTTGTGGCATCAAGCCTTGAGCGAAGCATTCGCCAAAGGTATTGCCCAAGGATATATTCGTCAGGATGTAGAGCCTGATAATGTGGCGCGTTTTTTAATCGCTACTATGGAAGGGATCATTGGTCAGTGTAAATGCTATATGAACGATGAAGTTTTTGATCAAGCAGGGGAGTGTTTAAAAGATTACATTAAAAGTTTAAGCGCCTGA
- a CDS encoding outer membrane lipoprotein-sorting protein, which yields MKPAVILLTLSSLLLATNSVSSETPEEKGLAIAKEAKARNVGWGDSEASMTMTLRNKAGRETIRKVRSKSLEVQDDGDKGLSIFDEPRDVKGTAFLSFTHIQGNDDQWLYLPALKRVKRISSSNKSGPWMGSEFANEDLTSFEVEKYSYKFLREDEIEGDKVFVTELYPQYKNSGYSKSISWIDQDHYRVRKIEYFDKQGKLLKVMTFSDLKLYLDKFWRAHKQVMENVQTGKSTTIDWGEYQFNVGLTDKDFNKSSLKRAK from the coding sequence ATGAAACCCGCAGTGATATTATTAACCCTTTCAAGCCTACTGCTTGCTACTAATAGCGTAAGTAGCGAAACGCCTGAAGAAAAAGGGCTGGCCATTGCCAAAGAAGCTAAGGCGCGTAACGTCGGCTGGGGCGATAGCGAAGCGAGCATGACCATGACTTTGCGCAACAAGGCAGGCCGCGAGACGATTCGCAAAGTGCGCTCGAAATCTTTGGAAGTACAAGACGATGGCGATAAGGGTTTAAGTATTTTTGATGAGCCACGCGACGTTAAAGGCACCGCCTTTTTGTCCTTTACCCACATTCAAGGTAATGACGATCAATGGCTCTATTTGCCAGCTTTGAAGCGCGTAAAGCGTATTTCTTCCTCCAACAAATCTGGCCCTTGGATGGGCAGTGAATTTGCTAACGAAGACTTAACCTCCTTTGAAGTAGAAAAATACAGCTACAAATTTTTGCGCGAAGATGAAATCGAAGGCGATAAGGTATTCGTCACTGAACTTTACCCGCAATATAAAAACTCGGGTTATAGCAAATCAATTTCTTGGATCGATCAAGATCATTACCGAGTACGCAAAATTGAATATTTTGATAAGCAGGGCAAGCTGTTAAAGGTCATGACCTTTAGCGATCTTAAATTGTATCTGGATAAATTCTGGCGCGCCCATAAACAGGTCATGGAAAATGTTCAGACGGGTAAAAGCACTACCATTGACTGGGGCGAATATCAGTTCAATGTTGGTCTAACGGACAAAGACTTTAACAAGTCGAGTCTTAAGCGAGCTAAGTAA
- a CDS encoding RND family transporter, protein MAQADNNQATNRTVRFARFVVNNKWLVLILSLLLSFLAAFGGKLLEIKTDYRVFFSEDNPQMLAFEDIQDTYDKADNVMFVLTPKDGKVFSKQTLKTIQWATEEGWKTPYVTRVDSITNYQHTWVTPQDEDYMLVGALLCIPDKTVDMDSECEHEGVTPEMIDALSEQQLEELSQILLNEPQIINRMINPEKTVTAINVTVQPPSDPDVEGLEGEAKAEMQRKVMSAVPEITVFARDLKQRIMERDPNIEVRMTGVIMMNNAFSETGMNDMLTLTPLMLFLVIPLALFFMLRSISGTFSSVLVIVFSIVAAMGGAGWVGIYLTGPIFSVPTIVATMAVADSVHLLVTFLQNKRRGMAKDDAMVEAIRINMMPIFLTSITTIIGFMTMNFSEVPPLRDLGNTVAIGVGWAFFLSVTFLPALMMILPVKTAAKEKGESQAMNKLADFVITKRKALLPVMTILSIAIIAFLPNNELNDEFVKYFDETIDFRVDSDYTADNLTGLYVMLYSIKTGQQDGIHESSFLDIIENFAAFAKQQPEVLHVQSYGDVMKRLNKSMNGDKPYCYSLPKQSLQQNCNAVLLEPDEENIELDTRVRELTAQYTLMYETSLPRGMDLNNQLNGDKSSTRMQLSLKNVSSIEVIALEDKFANWFKQNAPQLEISASSPAIMFSHVGQRNIYSMIQGTLLALVLISIILGVALRSVKLGILSLIPNIIPMAVAFGIWGIFKGQVGMGLSVVMGMTLGIVVDDTVHFLSKYLRARREKGMDQTQAVRYAFQTVGMALTVTTIVLVLGFLVLGMSHYVMNAEMGIMTAITLAAALIIDFLLLPPLLMLFKPSKQVAKTQPLGENA, encoded by the coding sequence ATGGCACAGGCGGACAACAATCAAGCAACCAACAGAACCGTTAGGTTCGCGCGGTTTGTGGTCAATAATAAGTGGCTAGTCTTAATTTTATCGTTACTTTTAAGCTTTTTAGCTGCTTTTGGCGGCAAGTTATTAGAAATTAAGACAGATTATCGAGTGTTCTTCTCTGAAGATAATCCGCAAATGTTGGCGTTTGAGGACATTCAAGATACTTACGATAAAGCCGATAACGTTATGTTTGTCTTAACCCCGAAAGACGGCAAGGTGTTTAGCAAGCAGACCTTAAAAACCATTCAATGGGCCACCGAAGAGGGTTGGAAAACCCCTTATGTGACTCGCGTCGATTCCATCACCAACTACCAACATACCTGGGTCACGCCCCAAGACGAAGACTATATGTTGGTCGGGGCGCTACTGTGTATTCCTGACAAAACGGTCGATATGGACAGCGAGTGTGAACATGAAGGTGTCACGCCGGAAATGATCGATGCGCTTTCCGAACAGCAGCTCGAAGAATTATCGCAAATTCTGCTCAATGAGCCACAGATTATCAACCGCATGATCAATCCAGAAAAAACCGTGACCGCCATTAACGTCACGGTTCAGCCGCCCTCGGATCCGGACGTGGAAGGCTTAGAAGGCGAAGCTAAAGCGGAAATGCAACGTAAAGTTATGTCCGCCGTTCCTGAAATTACCGTTTTCGCACGTGATTTAAAGCAGCGCATCATGGAGCGCGATCCCAATATCGAAGTACGCATGACTGGCGTTATCATGATGAACAACGCCTTCTCTGAAACCGGCATGAATGACATGCTGACCCTAACGCCATTAATGCTGTTTTTGGTGATCCCGCTAGCCTTATTTTTTATGTTACGCAGCATTAGCGGTACTTTTAGCAGCGTGCTGGTGATTGTTTTTTCAATCGTGGCAGCGATGGGCGGCGCGGGTTGGGTAGGGATTTATCTAACCGGACCGATTTTCTCGGTACCGACTATTGTGGCAACTATGGCGGTGGCCGATTCGGTACATTTACTGGTCACCTTTTTACAGAATAAGCGGCGCGGTATGGCCAAAGATGATGCCATGGTTGAAGCGATTCGGATTAATATGATGCCGATCTTCCTCACCAGCATCACCACCATCATCGGCTTTATGACCATGAACTTTAGTGAAGTGCCGCCGCTGCGAGATCTGGGCAATACGGTCGCCATCGGGGTAGGCTGGGCATTCTTCTTATCGGTAACTTTCTTACCAGCCTTGATGATGATTTTGCCAGTAAAAACTGCGGCTAAGGAAAAAGGCGAAAGTCAGGCCATGAATAAGCTGGCTGATTTTGTGATCACTAAGCGTAAAGCTTTATTGCCCGTAATGACAATCTTGAGTATCGCCATTATCGCTTTTCTACCCAATAACGAGCTGAACGATGAGTTCGTTAAATACTTTGATGAAACCATCGATTTTCGGGTCGACTCTGACTATACCGCGGACAATCTGACAGGGCTTTATGTGATGCTGTACAGCATTAAAACTGGCCAGCAAGATGGCATTCACGAATCAAGCTTCTTAGATATCATTGAAAATTTTGCCGCTTTTGCTAAGCAGCAGCCGGAAGTGTTACACGTCCAGTCTTATGGCGATGTGATGAAGCGGCTGAACAAAAGTATGAATGGCGATAAGCCGTATTGTTACAGCCTGCCAAAACAATCCTTGCAGCAAAATTGTAATGCAGTTTTACTTGAGCCAGATGAAGAAAATATTGAATTGGATACTCGAGTACGCGAACTTACGGCTCAATACACTTTGATGTATGAAACTTCATTGCCACGCGGTATGGATCTGAATAATCAGCTTAATGGCGATAAATCTTCTACTCGAATGCAGTTATCGCTGAAAAATGTTTCCAGCATCGAAGTGATAGCACTGGAAGATAAATTCGCTAACTGGTTCAAACAAAACGCGCCGCAACTTGAAATTTCCGCCTCGAGTCCCGCGATTATGTTCTCACACGTTGGGCAGCGCAATATTTACTCCATGATCCAAGGCACCTTGCTGGCGTTGGTGCTGATTTCGATTATCCTCGGCGTGGCGCTACGTTCCGTAAAACTTGGAATATTAAGCTTGATCCCCAATATTATTCCTATGGCCGTTGCTTTTGGTATTTGGGGCATCTTTAAAGGTCAAGTTGGCATGGGGCTGTCGGTGGTGATGGGCATGACCTTGGGTATTGTGGTCGACGATACGGTCCACTTTTTAAGTAAATACCTGCGCGCGCGACGCGAAAAAGGCATGGATCAAACGCAAGCCGTACGCTACGCCTTCCAGACGGTTGGGATGGCGCTGACCGTGACTACCATTGTATTGGTGCTCGGCTTCTTGGTCTTGGGCATGTCGCATTATGTGATGAACGCTGAAATGGGCATTATGACCGCCATTACTTTAGCCGCCGCTTTAATTATTGATTTCTTACTATTGCCACCATTGCTGATGCTCTTTAAACCGAGCAAGCAAGTTGCAAAGACACAACCTCTTGGAGAAAACGCATGA
- a CDS encoding NADPH-dependent FMN reductase, with protein MKILAFSGSNSASSINQQLIQYVSSQIHNHSVTVASLRDYELPLFGVDLEKDITQPKNSLAFRTLMDEHDAFIISCPEHNGSMPTVFKNFIDWQSRNPLQQENFKLFCNKPLLLLATSPGARGGLTNLENLLKLMPYWGAQVRGHFSLPSFLDNFSDGEVTGHYQKELQQLVLEFTQSLD; from the coding sequence ATGAAAATCTTAGCTTTTTCCGGTAGCAATAGCGCCAGCTCTATCAATCAACAACTGATCCAGTACGTCAGTTCACAAATCCATAACCATTCGGTCACAGTGGCTAGCTTGCGCGATTATGAATTGCCCTTGTTTGGCGTGGATTTAGAAAAAGACATAACTCAGCCTAAAAATTCGCTCGCTTTTCGTACGTTAATGGACGAGCATGATGCTTTTATTATCAGCTGCCCTGAACATAACGGCAGTATGCCGACGGTGTTTAAAAACTTTATAGATTGGCAGTCGCGAAACCCCTTACAACAAGAAAACTTTAAGTTGTTTTGCAATAAACCGCTATTACTGTTAGCTACTTCGCCTGGTGCTCGCGGTGGCTTAACTAACCTCGAAAATTTGCTCAAGCTTATGCCTTATTGGGGAGCCCAAGTGCGTGGTCATTTCAGCTTGCCAAGCTTTTTGGATAATTTTTCTGACGGAGAAGTGACTGGCCATTATCAAAAAGAATTACAACAATTGGTGTTGGAATTTACTCAAAGCTTGGATTAA
- a CDS encoding DUF1415 family protein — MDSVITATQYWLEQTVIGFNFCAFAKRELVRNSIDYQVSDTVLAEEALYQLVDD, encoded by the coding sequence ATGGACTCCGTAATAACAGCGACTCAATACTGGCTAGAGCAGACAGTGATTGGTTTCAACTTTTGTGCTTTTGCTAAGCGTGAATTAGTAAGAAATAGTATTGATTATCAAGTCAGCGATACTGTGCTGGCCGAAGAAGCGCTTTATCAATTGGTGGATGATTAA
- a CDS encoding serine hydrolase translates to MYILRYKKTIVFSLIIIMVVWFLQPIYSFYAHKDKLPLPFWGWHQLPEKNPLSEKLYGTRFTKAAQKSLHLIDNHKNTIHSPAISVAVAIDNKLVWAAATGWQDITGKKPITINSRFRIGSTSKAINSIALARLVDAGKINLDHTVDHYIKPLPNPAWQYITPRMLASHSSGLPHYKENTDLFGLYKTITLSTAYESMIDALEIFDSAQLLSQPGSQFSYSTLGTVLLGAVMESVEQKSYFKLVDDLVFEPLNITDVIIAPTTSTDGTNIATSYKRDNRNHQPNLVRKWRPVDLSHRLPGGGFAATSSDLVKLASAFIDTDFISLNTQQLFLQPQRLADGKVNAQNYAIGWRIANTSIGHHELVMHANHGGVSRGAQSWLMVLPKYRMAVAVNINSNVEHFWDFAKISMDIAEAFLDQLNLD, encoded by the coding sequence ATGTATATTTTGAGATATAAGAAGACCATAGTTTTCAGTCTTATTATCATCATGGTAGTCTGGTTTTTACAGCCTATTTATAGCTTTTATGCTCATAAGGATAAATTGCCATTACCTTTTTGGGGATGGCATCAGCTCCCAGAAAAGAACCCTTTAAGTGAAAAACTGTATGGTACTAGATTTACAAAAGCCGCCCAAAAATCCCTTCATTTAATCGACAATCATAAGAATACTATTCATAGTCCAGCTATTTCAGTAGCCGTTGCTATCGATAACAAACTTGTTTGGGCTGCTGCTACTGGTTGGCAAGACATTACTGGAAAAAAGCCAATCACTATAAATAGTCGATTTCGTATTGGCAGTACTTCTAAAGCCATAAATTCAATCGCATTAGCTCGTTTAGTGGATGCTGGAAAGATCAACTTGGATCATACTGTTGATCACTACATTAAACCTTTACCTAACCCTGCTTGGCAATACATTACCCCACGCATGCTAGCTTCTCACAGTTCTGGCCTGCCCCATTACAAAGAAAATACGGATCTTTTTGGCCTTTATAAAACAATAACTTTAAGTACAGCATATGAAAGTATGATTGATGCTTTAGAAATTTTTGATAGTGCTCAATTATTATCGCAACCTGGTAGTCAATTCTCGTATTCAACCTTGGGGACAGTGTTATTAGGAGCGGTTATGGAATCCGTCGAACAAAAAAGTTATTTCAAACTTGTTGATGATTTAGTTTTTGAGCCATTAAATATTACTGACGTTATCATCGCCCCAACAACCTCTACCGATGGTACTAATATTGCTACCAGTTATAAGCGTGATAATCGCAATCATCAACCAAACCTAGTTCGCAAATGGCGGCCGGTGGATTTGAGTCATCGACTACCTGGCGGTGGTTTTGCTGCCACCTCCTCAGATCTGGTTAAATTGGCTTCGGCATTTATCGACACTGACTTTATTAGTCTTAATACACAGCAGCTTTTCTTGCAACCACAAAGACTAGCTGACGGTAAAGTTAATGCTCAAAACTATGCCATAGGCTGGCGCATTGCCAATACATCTATTGGTCATCATGAGTTAGTTATGCATGCTAATCACGGCGGGGTTTCTCGAGGTGCACAAAGCTGGCTTATGGTTTTACCTAAATACCGTATGGCGGTTGCCGTTAATATTAATAGCAATGTTGAACACTTTTGGGACTTCGCTAAGATATCAATGGATATTGCTGAAGCTTTTCTCGACCAGCTTAATCTTGATTAG
- a CDS encoding GlxA family transcriptional regulator — protein sequence MSKLHHIAFFIVNEFQPLDLFGPLESFAAANQIAGPQYRLTLCSIKSGKVTSESGIQLQVDKSIYQISNLDTLVFCGGSGARKDRLSTRDLAQLERLATDTERLVSICTGAFLLAALNLPTRFSVTTHWDHENDFSKEYPDVTLNCKALYLQQGKVWSSAGVTAGIDLSLALIERDLGSSIANSVARQLVVYMKRPGDQSQFSDPLKHQVNAKGRLANLPNWLLKNISEPINVANLAEHFGLSLRQFNRVFKSTFKTTPAKYLESIRLDQARILLSNKQFTVEQIALKVGFNSADSFRRAFERKFSINPSLYQQQF from the coding sequence ATGAGTAAGCTACACCATATTGCTTTTTTCATTGTTAACGAATTTCAACCTTTAGATCTATTTGGCCCTTTAGAATCCTTTGCTGCCGCCAACCAAATCGCGGGGCCGCAATATCGCCTTACTCTTTGCAGCATAAAAAGCGGTAAAGTTACTTCGGAATCTGGCATTCAATTGCAAGTAGACAAGAGTATCTATCAAATTTCTAATCTCGATACTTTAGTATTCTGTGGCGGTAGTGGCGCTAGAAAAGATAGGCTTTCAACTAGAGATCTAGCGCAACTTGAAAGGCTTGCTACAGATACTGAGCGACTTGTTAGCATTTGTACTGGCGCTTTTTTATTAGCAGCTCTTAATCTTCCAACACGATTTAGCGTTACCACCCATTGGGATCATGAAAATGATTTTAGCAAAGAATACCCTGATGTAACACTCAACTGTAAAGCCTTGTATCTACAGCAAGGCAAAGTTTGGTCATCCGCCGGAGTTACCGCAGGAATTGATTTATCACTTGCTTTAATTGAACGAGATTTAGGATCATCCATCGCAAACTCAGTTGCTAGACAGCTAGTCGTTTATATGAAACGTCCTGGTGATCAAAGTCAATTCTCCGACCCATTAAAACATCAAGTCAATGCGAAAGGGCGTCTAGCAAATTTACCTAATTGGCTTTTAAAGAATATAAGCGAACCTATTAATGTAGCAAACCTAGCTGAACACTTTGGTTTAAGTCTTAGGCAGTTTAATCGCGTCTTTAAATCTACTTTTAAAACAACCCCTGCTAAGTATTTAGAATCCATACGCTTGGATCAAGCTCGTATTCTTCTTAGCAATAAACAGTTCACGGTCGAACAAATTGCCCTAAAGGTTGGTTTTAATTCTGCAGATAGTTTTCGCCGTGCTTTTGAACGAAAATTTTCGATTAATCCAAGTTTATACCAACAACAATTTTGA